One Gloeobacter morelensis MG652769 DNA window includes the following coding sequences:
- a CDS encoding AAA family ATPase, producing MDLFERHREQQQQAAAPLADRMRPRSLDEFVGQGHIVGPGRLLRRAIQADQLSSLVFYGPPGTGKTTLARIIAGTTRAHFIALNAVLAGVKDIREAIDEAKSRRGQFGQRTILFVDEVHRFNKSQQDALLPWVENGTIVLVGATTENPFFEVNKALVSRSRLFQLKLLESEDLRVVALQALADTERGYGKRNVRLDPEALAHLVNVAGGDARTLLNALELAVETTPADSEGVIRITLPVAEESIQRRAVLYDKEGDVHFDTISAYIKSLRGSDPDAALYWLARMIYAGEEPRFIFRRLLIQASEDVGLADPQALAVVVACAEAFDRVGMPEGRYHLAQATLYLATAPKSNSAMAFFDALAAVERERASDIPNPLKDANRDKEGFGHGAGYLYPHAYREHWVAQQYLPTNLQGQLFYQPSDQGYEAGIQVTVARRREAQLAALCETDSPEQLSFGPADGPGERWLARAMGRQGEQLARLRERIFELAAPERHHVILDAAAGSGLLTWEAIRRTPEGGVYARAANAADADALAEQTAALSPLRRPVILTATLEDLAAAVGQHSPDLRFERIVGRNLLKGTPHKIAVLAALQHLLAPRGALVLAENMPSRGSRLWQLLDPAWLAADLYRRVVEAEELAFRDDPQLGWELDDLQSAFEQAGLACAITSESVESELRVSGPLLERWFASSHPSGTYAAQLARLLSSEEVESLEAIFRRQLLDRVAPWSSAVAYAVGRPV from the coding sequence GTGGATCTCTTCGAGCGGCACCGCGAGCAGCAGCAGCAGGCGGCGGCACCGCTCGCCGACCGGATGCGCCCGCGTTCGCTCGATGAATTTGTGGGCCAGGGTCACATCGTCGGCCCCGGCCGACTCTTAAGGCGGGCGATCCAGGCCGATCAGCTCTCTTCGCTGGTTTTCTACGGTCCCCCGGGCACCGGCAAAACAACGCTGGCACGGATCATCGCGGGCACGACCCGCGCCCACTTCATCGCCCTCAACGCCGTGCTCGCCGGGGTCAAGGACATCCGCGAGGCGATCGACGAGGCCAAAAGCCGCCGCGGCCAGTTCGGCCAGCGGACCATCTTGTTCGTGGACGAAGTGCACCGCTTCAACAAGTCCCAGCAGGACGCGCTGTTGCCCTGGGTCGAAAACGGCACGATCGTGCTGGTGGGCGCCACCACCGAGAACCCGTTTTTTGAAGTCAACAAGGCCCTGGTGAGCCGCTCACGTTTATTTCAGCTCAAGCTGCTGGAGAGTGAGGATCTGCGGGTAGTGGCCCTGCAGGCCCTCGCCGATACCGAGCGCGGCTACGGCAAGCGCAATGTGCGGCTCGATCCCGAGGCGCTTGCGCACCTGGTGAATGTGGCCGGGGGGGACGCGCGCACGCTGCTCAACGCCCTGGAACTGGCCGTTGAAACTACTCCGGCAGATAGCGAAGGCGTCATCCGCATCACCCTCCCGGTCGCGGAAGAATCGATCCAGCGGCGGGCAGTGCTCTACGACAAAGAAGGCGATGTCCACTTCGATACGATCAGCGCCTATATCAAGAGCCTCCGAGGCTCGGACCCCGATGCCGCCTTGTACTGGCTGGCTCGGATGATCTACGCCGGGGAAGAGCCGCGCTTTATCTTCCGGCGGTTGCTCATCCAGGCGAGCGAGGATGTGGGTCTCGCCGACCCGCAGGCGTTGGCGGTCGTCGTGGCCTGTGCGGAGGCGTTTGACCGGGTGGGGATGCCCGAGGGGCGCTACCACCTCGCCCAGGCGACGCTGTACCTGGCCACTGCGCCCAAATCCAACAGCGCCATGGCCTTCTTCGACGCCCTGGCGGCGGTCGAGCGCGAGCGGGCTTCGGACATTCCCAACCCCCTCAAGGACGCAAACCGCGACAAAGAGGGCTTCGGCCACGGAGCGGGCTACCTCTACCCGCATGCCTACCGCGAGCACTGGGTCGCCCAGCAGTATCTGCCCACCAACCTGCAGGGGCAATTGTTCTATCAGCCCAGTGACCAGGGTTACGAGGCGGGTATTCAAGTGACGGTTGCCCGCAGACGTGAAGCGCAACTGGCCGCCCTGTGCGAAACCGACAGCCCCGAGCAGCTCAGTTTCGGTCCGGCCGACGGGCCGGGCGAGCGCTGGTTGGCGCGGGCTATGGGCCGCCAGGGCGAACAGCTCGCCCGCCTGCGCGAACGGATCTTCGAACTGGCGGCCCCGGAGCGCCACCACGTCATCCTCGACGCGGCGGCAGGCAGCGGCCTGCTCACCTGGGAAGCCATCCGCCGCACCCCAGAAGGCGGTGTCTACGCCCGTGCGGCCAACGCTGCCGACGCCGACGCCCTTGCCGAGCAGACTGCGGCCTTGAGCCCCCTGCGCCGCCCGGTGATTCTGACGGCGACACTCGAAGACCTGGCCGCAGCGGTAGGACAGCACAGTCCTGATTTGCGCTTTGAGCGGATCGTCGGACGAAACCTGCTCAAAGGCACCCCCCACAAAATTGCTGTCCTTGCCGCGCTGCAACATCTCCTGGCTCCACGCGGCGCGCTGGTCCTTGCTGAAAACATGCCGAGCCGGGGCAGTCGCCTCTGGCAACTGCTCGACCCCGCATGGCTGGCGGCTGATCTCTACCGGCGGGTTGTCGAAGCCGAGGAGCTTGCCTTTCGCGACGACCCGCAGTTGGGCTGGGAACTGGACGACCTGCAATCGGCCTTCGAGCAGGCGGGCCTGGCCTGTGCGATCACCAGTGAAAGTGTGGAAAGTGAATTGCGCGTCAGTGGGCCACTGTTGGAGCGCTGGTTCGCCAGCTCCCACCCAAGCGGCACTTATGCGGCACAGCTGGCTCGGCTGCTGTCGTCCGAAGAGGTAGAAAGCCTCGAAGCAATTTTCAGGCGGCAGTTACTTGACCGGGTGGCACCCTGGTCCAGTGCCGTGGCCTATGCCGTCGGGCGACCAGTTTGA
- a CDS encoding thioredoxin family protein has product MARTASTMMELETLAPAFVLPDVSTGQLVTLASFAGQPALLVMFICRHCPFVKHIQGELARLGKDYADSGLAIVAISANDAVKYPADSPESLKEMVDELGFSFPVLYDESQQTAMAYQAACTPDFFLFDAARRLVYRGQLDDSRPGNDLPVTGKDLRIAIDAVLGGKAPAIDQKPSIGCNIKWKEGNTPPYYG; this is encoded by the coding sequence ATGGCCCGTACCGCTTCGACGATGATGGAGCTTGAGACGCTGGCACCGGCCTTTGTTCTACCGGATGTGAGCACCGGCCAGCTGGTCACTCTGGCAAGCTTCGCAGGTCAACCGGCGCTGCTGGTGATGTTTATCTGCCGCCACTGCCCCTTCGTGAAGCACATCCAGGGCGAACTGGCCCGACTGGGCAAGGACTACGCCGATTCGGGCCTGGCGATTGTGGCAATCAGCGCCAACGACGCCGTCAAGTACCCAGCCGACTCCCCCGAGAGCCTCAAGGAGATGGTGGACGAATTGGGCTTCAGCTTCCCGGTGCTCTATGACGAGAGCCAGCAGACCGCCATGGCCTACCAGGCGGCCTGTACCCCCGATTTTTTCCTGTTTGATGCCGCTCGGCGGCTGGTCTACCGCGGGCAGCTCGACGACAGCCGCCCCGGCAACGACCTGCCGGTGACCGGCAAAGATCTGCGCATCGCCATCGACGCGGTGCTCGGGGGCAAAGCGCCCGCCATCGACCAAAAGCCCAGCATCGGCTGCAACATCAAGTGGAAGGAAGGAAACACCCCTCCTTACTACGGCTAA
- a CDS encoding PadR family transcriptional regulator, protein MVPKNKEKAKEFHLARVEEHILLVLNRDGRKDKYGYQIMQEIEVLSDGRYKLGYGSLYPALTRLEDKGFVNSKWGEEKLEELGGARRRYYKITPDGVQALENLELLRTWLGGGQLA, encoded by the coding sequence ATGGTGCCCAAAAATAAGGAGAAAGCCAAGGAATTTCATCTGGCTCGCGTAGAGGAACATATTTTGTTGGTGCTGAACAGGGATGGGAGAAAAGATAAGTACGGCTATCAAATCATGCAGGAGATTGAGGTGCTTAGCGACGGCAGATATAAGCTTGGCTATGGTTCACTTTATCCAGCGCTCACTCGACTTGAAGACAAGGGATTTGTTAATTCGAAGTGGGGAGAAGAAAAACTTGAAGAGCTTGGAGGCGCTCGCAGGAGATACTACAAAATTACCCCCGACGGTGTTCAAGCACTAGAGAATTTGGAACTTTTGCGTACCTGGTTAGGAGGAGGACAGCTTGCATGA
- a CDS encoding PP2C family protein-serine/threonine phosphatase: MYYLATEACQRLPAPLAGRYTVVNRSPLVVRDLYPERESPPPDVTLDTAQPYQRLNPWRWAIPEVHAQITPGRCLLLDNAPLEEDGAPWPTLGHSWPMAQTLRQLGWLLQLAKLWEPCCRQKVASSLLASANIGVQGWQVRLFYLTHDRAPVSLQALGASWLALTPMADELCAVVQALTTGKFDRLDALVAALEALAAQTNTGCRVQAVTSATHPGRRELNEDCLAYDPQGRFAVVCDGMGGHEGGKLASLLAISSLQQDFACLSDQALPPSELRAQLANAAQRAHQRLWRLNQRQGRSGRRQLGTTVAACFLRGPLLHTVHVGDSRVYLIDRRHCQQLSVDDDVLNLEVSLARTTRQVLHREFGSGQLTQALGVIPPNNLKPTTQSFVLPEDCLVLLCSDGLSDGDFVERHWRETLLPLLDGGNLEAAGAALVEMALLELGHDNISFVMLQYATAAPRSDGD; encoded by the coding sequence ATGTATTACCTTGCCACCGAAGCGTGCCAACGCCTGCCTGCCCCGCTGGCTGGGCGCTACACCGTCGTCAACCGCTCTCCGCTGGTGGTACGCGACCTTTACCCGGAGCGCGAAAGTCCGCCCCCCGATGTCACGCTGGACACGGCTCAGCCTTACCAGCGCCTCAACCCATGGCGCTGGGCGATCCCGGAGGTGCATGCCCAGATCACCCCCGGCCGGTGCCTTTTGCTCGACAACGCGCCGCTGGAGGAAGACGGCGCTCCCTGGCCCACCTTGGGGCACAGCTGGCCCATGGCGCAGACGCTGCGGCAGTTGGGCTGGCTGTTGCAGCTGGCGAAACTTTGGGAGCCGTGTTGTCGGCAGAAGGTCGCATCTTCGCTGCTCGCGTCGGCCAATATCGGCGTGCAGGGCTGGCAGGTGCGCCTGTTTTATCTCACGCACGACCGGGCACCGGTATCTTTGCAAGCATTGGGGGCAAGCTGGCTCGCGCTTACACCGATGGCGGACGAGCTGTGCGCCGTGGTCCAAGCACTCACAACCGGAAAATTCGATCGACTAGACGCGCTGGTGGCGGCGCTGGAAGCCCTGGCGGCACAGACGAACACCGGTTGTCGGGTGCAGGCGGTAACCAGCGCCACCCACCCGGGGCGCCGGGAGCTGAATGAAGATTGTCTGGCCTATGATCCCCAGGGCCGCTTCGCCGTGGTCTGCGACGGCATGGGCGGACACGAAGGGGGCAAACTGGCCAGTCTTCTGGCCATCTCTTCGCTTCAGCAGGACTTTGCCTGCTTGAGCGATCAGGCTCTCCCACCCTCCGAGTTGCGCGCTCAACTGGCCAACGCGGCGCAGCGGGCCCACCAGCGGCTGTGGCGGCTCAACCAGCGGCAGGGGCGCAGTGGGCGGCGGCAGTTGGGTACGACCGTGGCAGCCTGCTTCTTGAGGGGACCGTTGCTGCACACGGTGCACGTGGGCGACAGTCGCGTCTATCTCATCGACCGGCGGCACTGCCAGCAGTTGAGCGTCGATGACGATGTGCTCAATCTGGAGGTGAGTCTAGCGCGCACCACCCGCCAAGTGCTGCACCGGGAGTTCGGTAGCGGCCAGCTGACCCAGGCGCTCGGGGTGATTCCTCCGAACAACCTCAAGCCCACCACCCAGAGCTTTGTGCTCCCTGAAGATTGTCTGGTGCTGCTGTGCAGCGACGGACTCTCGGACGGCGACTTTGTGGAACGCCACTGGCGCGAGACCCTTTTGCCGCTACTCGATGGGGGTAATCTCGAAGCTGCGGGCGCTGCGCTCGTTGAAATGGCCCTTTTGGAGCTGGGGCACGACAACATCTCGTTTGTGATGCTCCAGTACGCCACTGCTGCGCCTCGCAGCGATGGCGACTGA
- the acs gene encoding acetate--CoA ligase, whose translation MSSFEIESLLHENRRFAPPAGFGEGAWIKSLEHYRELCARAEADPEGFWADLARSELHWFTPWQQVLDWQEPTARWFVGGKLNLSYNCLDRHLQMRGDKVAVLWEGEPGEVRALSYRELHAEVCRFANALKGLGVGKGDVVAIYMPLVPEAAVAMLGCARIGAPHTVVFGGFSSDALRDRLIDARARVVVTADGGWRKGAIIPLKPRVDEAVAQAPGVAHVICLKRAGQQVAMEPERDHWWHELVASQSAECPAEAMDSEDLLFILYTSGTTGKPKGVVHTTGGYNLYTHITSKWIFDLHDEDTYWCTADVGWITGHSYVVYGPLSNGATTFMFEGAPNQPDPGRFWQLIEKHRIGIFYTAPTAIRTFIKWGDDWPARCDLSSLRLLGTVGEPINPEAWMWYYRVIGQERCPIVDTWWQTETGGIMITPLPGATTTKPGSATMPFPGIVADVVDREGNSCPPNQGGYLVVRRPWPSMLRTVYRDPERYRQNYWSQIPHAYFAGDGARRDEEGYFWVMGRVDDVINVSGHRLGTMEIESALVSHPAVAEAAVVGRPDELKGEAIVAFVTVESEVEMTPQLLDELRAHVVKEIGALARPEEIRYAEALPKTRSGKIMRRLLRSLASGSDLTGDTSTLEDRSVLEKLREG comes from the coding sequence ATGTCTTCCTTCGAAATCGAGTCACTCCTGCACGAAAACCGCCGCTTCGCCCCGCCTGCAGGGTTTGGCGAGGGCGCCTGGATTAAGAGCCTCGAGCACTACCGCGAGCTGTGCGCGCGGGCCGAGGCCGATCCGGAGGGTTTCTGGGCGGATCTTGCCCGCAGTGAACTGCACTGGTTCACCCCCTGGCAACAGGTACTCGATTGGCAGGAGCCCACGGCCCGCTGGTTTGTGGGCGGCAAGCTCAATCTTTCTTACAACTGCCTCGACCGGCATCTCCAGATGCGCGGCGATAAGGTTGCCGTGCTCTGGGAGGGCGAACCGGGCGAGGTGCGCGCCCTGAGCTACCGCGAACTGCACGCCGAGGTCTGCCGCTTCGCCAATGCTCTGAAGGGACTGGGGGTCGGCAAGGGCGACGTGGTGGCGATTTATATGCCGCTGGTGCCGGAGGCGGCCGTCGCGATGCTCGGCTGTGCGCGCATCGGGGCACCCCACACGGTGGTCTTCGGAGGCTTCTCGAGCGACGCTCTGCGCGACCGGCTCATCGACGCCCGGGCCAGGGTGGTGGTCACCGCCGACGGCGGCTGGCGCAAAGGGGCGATTATTCCCCTCAAACCGCGGGTGGACGAGGCGGTAGCCCAGGCTCCCGGCGTGGCTCATGTGATCTGCTTAAAGCGGGCAGGCCAGCAGGTGGCCATGGAGCCGGAGCGCGATCACTGGTGGCACGAACTGGTGGCCTCCCAGAGCGCCGAGTGTCCGGCCGAGGCGATGGACTCCGAAGATTTGCTGTTTATTCTTTATACCAGCGGCACCACCGGCAAGCCCAAGGGTGTCGTACACACGACGGGTGGTTACAACCTCTATACCCACATCACCAGCAAGTGGATCTTCGATCTGCACGACGAGGACACCTACTGGTGCACCGCCGACGTGGGCTGGATCACGGGCCATTCGTACGTAGTGTACGGGCCACTGTCGAACGGGGCGACGACCTTTATGTTCGAGGGTGCCCCCAACCAGCCCGACCCCGGCCGCTTCTGGCAGCTCATCGAAAAGCACCGCATCGGCATTTTCTATACCGCCCCGACCGCCATTCGCACCTTCATCAAGTGGGGCGACGATTGGCCTGCCCGCTGCGATCTTTCTTCGCTGCGGCTGCTGGGCACGGTGGGCGAACCGATCAACCCCGAAGCGTGGATGTGGTACTACCGGGTAATCGGCCAGGAGCGCTGCCCGATCGTCGATACCTGGTGGCAGACCGAGACGGGCGGGATCATGATCACCCCGCTTCCGGGGGCGACCACTACCAAACCCGGCTCGGCGACGATGCCTTTTCCGGGCATCGTCGCCGATGTGGTCGACCGCGAGGGCAACAGCTGTCCTCCCAACCAGGGCGGCTATCTGGTGGTTCGCAGGCCCTGGCCCTCGATGCTGCGCACGGTTTACCGCGACCCGGAGCGCTACCGCCAGAACTACTGGAGCCAGATTCCCCACGCCTACTTTGCCGGTGACGGCGCCCGCCGCGACGAAGAGGGTTACTTCTGGGTGATGGGCCGCGTCGACGATGTGATCAACGTCTCCGGCCATCGCCTCGGCACGATGGAGATCGAATCGGCCCTGGTCTCCCACCCGGCGGTGGCCGAGGCCGCCGTGGTCGGCCGGCCCGATGAGCTCAAAGGCGAGGCGATCGTCGCTTTTGTCACGGTCGAATCGGAGGTCGAGATGACGCCCCAGTTGCTCGACGAGTTGCGCGCCCACGTCGTCAAAGAAATCGGCGCCCTGGCGCGCCCGGAGGAAATCCGCTACGCGGAGGCGCTACCCAAGACCCGCTCGGGAAAGATCATGCGGCGGCTGTTGCGCTCGCTCGCCTCAGGAAGCGACCTGACCGGCGACACCTCGACTCTTGAAGATCGCTCGGTGCTCGAGAAGCTGCGCGAGGGCTAA
- the rpsT gene encoding 30S ribosomal protein S20 yields MPNIKSAIKRVDVAERNRQRNIAYKSMIKTFTKKFMTRLGEYAQSPSEAVLTEVQALLNQTFSRIDKAIKAGVIHTNTGARKKSRLDAALRTALAKAQAKAS; encoded by the coding sequence GTGCCGAATATCAAATCTGCCATCAAGCGGGTCGATGTGGCCGAGCGCAACCGCCAGCGCAACATCGCCTACAAATCGATGATCAAAACCTTCACCAAAAAGTTCATGACCCGCCTGGGCGAGTATGCCCAATCGCCCTCCGAAGCGGTGCTTACCGAGGTGCAGGCGCTTTTGAACCAGACCTTCAGCCGCATCGACAAGGCGATCAAGGCGGGCGTCATCCACACCAACACCGGCGCGCGCAAAAAATCCCGCCTCGACGCCGCGCTGCGCACCGCCCTCGCCAAAGCGCAAGCTAAGGCCAGCTAG